Proteins from a single region of Xenopus laevis strain J_2021 chromosome 9_10S, Xenopus_laevis_v10.1, whole genome shotgun sequence:
- the LOC108702277 gene encoding collagen alpha-3(VI) chain, which translates to MRESGVLLVVAVFCLMLSAIHQVDAQVDVEVNKRDIVFLVDGSSDLGSASFNAIRDFITKVVNKLEIGPDLIQVALAQYGQDVKSEFYLNTYTTRKYVVAQVKKMKFLNSTSLNTGAALKYVQKNFFTGSTGSRVLEGIPQLLVLITGAISKDDIHQVSQELKQGGILTFTLGAKRTVPSELQEIAFDPSLAFQVDEFKPQPLQGVLPRFLTPLKTLTGTVVEAPVPANPRDIVFLLDGSVNVGSANFPLVRDFLINVINNLGVNSESTRVGLAQFSDTPRTEFNLNSFTTKPELLNRMAQLRLQGGNALNIGSAIQHVLQNHFTSSAGSRIKENIPQLLVVLAAGKSTDNIQSAAIQLINSGVLTFCIGVGGADKEELQRIAFNRQLVFEMDDFSSLFQLSQEILTPLTTYHRGPVTEVTATTAPEGKKDIEIMFDTTYIADRFSLVCDFLIGLIEGLKGLFTFV; encoded by the exons ATGAGGGAAAGTGGTGTCCTGTTGGTGGTAGCTGTGTTCTGCCTCATGCTCTCAGCGATTCACCAGGTAGATGCACAAGTTG atgtTGAGGTCAACAAAAGAGACATAGTATTTCTGGTTGATGGGTCCTCTGATCTGGGAAGCGCCAGTTTTAATGCTATCCGTGATTTCATCACAAAAGTAGTCAACAAGCTGGAGATCGGTCCTGATTTAATCCAAGTAGCTCTGGCACAGTATGGTCAAGATGTGAAGTCTGAATTCTACCTGAATACTTACACCACCAGAAAATATGTAGTTGCACAGGTGAAGAAAATGAAGTTTTTGAACAGCACATCCCTGAACACAGGTGCAGCCTTAAAATATGTGCAGAAAAATTTCTTCACAGGCTCTACAGGTAGCCGTGTTTTAGAAGGTATCCCCCAGTTGCTTGTCCTTATTACTGGTGCGATTTCAAAAGATGATATTCACCaagtctcacaggaactaaaacAAGGTGGAATTCTGACCTTCACATTAGGAGCCAAGAGAACTGTACCATCAGAGCTCCAAGAAATTGCCTTTGATCCATCTTTAGCTTTCCAAGTTGATGAATTCAAGCCACAACCGCTGCAAGGTGTTCTTCCCCGGTTTCTGACTCCTCTGAAAACTCTCACAGGAACTGTTGTAGAGGCTCCTGTTCCAG CTAATCCAAGAGATATCGTCTTCCTATTGGATGGGTCAGTCAACGTTGGAAGTGCCAATTTTCCACTTGTGAGGGATTTTCTCATCAATGTAATTAACAATCTTGGTGTGAACAGTGAAAGCACTCGAGTTGGCTTAGCCCAGTTTAGTGACACCCCCAGAACTGAATTCAACCTAAATTCCTTTACTACCAAACCTGAACTTCTAAACCGTATGGCACAATTAAGGCTCCAGGGGGGCAATGCCCTTAACATTGGCTCAGCCATCCAACATGTACTTCAAAATCATTTTACAAGTAGTGCGGGCAGCAGAATCAAAGAGAATATTCCACAGCTGTTGGTGGTTCTAGCGGCTGGAAAGTCCACAGACAACATTCAGTCAGCTGCAATCCAGCTCATCAATTCTGGGGTTCTGACATTTTGTATTGGGGTTGGGGGTGCTGACAAGGAAGAGTTGCAGAGAATTGCATTCAATCGACAACTTGTTTTTGAGATGGATGATTTCAGCTCCTTGTTTCAATTAAGTCAAGAAATTCTAACACCTTTAACCACCTATCATAGAGGGCCAGTTACAGAAGTGACTGCTACTACAG CTCCTGAGGGCAAGAAGGACATCGAAATCATGTTTGACACTACTTATATTGCTGACAGATTCTCCCTTGTGTGTGACTTCCTCATTGGACTTATTgaaggtttaaaggggttgttcaccttcgtataa